Below is a window of Myroides profundi DNA.
ATGTAGTATCATAAAGATTATCTAATTCTTGCTTGTCAATAAACTCACCTAACATAGCAGATCCATCAAAAGCTTTCGCCTTTTCCCAAGGCAATCCTTTTTCTTTTAATTTGCTCTGCATATCTCTAGCTGTAAAATCAATCCCTACAGTAACCTCGTCATAATACTTATGAGCAAACTTAGGTTCAATATGCTTACCTACTTTAGTAATTTTCACCACTACTTCTACTTCATAATGAATATCATCAGAAAACTCAGGAATAGCAAATGGACACTCTCTACCCAATAAAGCAGAATCAGGTTTAATAAATAATACAGGCTCTGAAGGTCTTTCATTGTTCAGCTCTTCAATATGCTCTACATAATTTCTTCCAATACAAACTATCTTCATAAAGACGTAATTACAACTTATTATTTAATTTTCTCAATTTTAGACCAGTCAATACTTTCTTAGTATACAATGGAAAATCTGCATTCTGAATCCAACCATAATATCCAGGTTCATTCTCTAATACTTCATCTACCAATGCTCCTTTGTGCTTTCCAAAAGTAAATATCTCTTTACCTTCTTCATTTAAAGCAATAAATCCTGCA
It encodes the following:
- a CDS encoding fumarylacetoacetate hydrolase family protein, which produces MKIVCIGRNYVEHIEELNNERPSEPVLFIKPDSALLGRECPFAIPEFSDDIHYEVEVVVKITKVGKHIEPKFAHKYYDEVTVGIDFTARDMQSKLKEKGLPWEKAKAFDGSAMLGEFIDKQELDNLYDTTFSLIQNGNTVQEASTAQMIWNIDETIAEVSKYFTLKKGDLIFTGTPKGVGKVNEGDVLEGTLAGKKLFRLNVK